Genomic DNA from Sulfoacidibacillus ferrooxidans:
CTCCTTGGGACCATTGGTTCTCGATCTTGAGAGTGTAGTCCCCGCCTTGCGAGCGTTTACGAATGAGCTGGATGTTGGAGGGTTTATCCCCTGTCTTCGAATCTCAAACTAGGTTGTAGATCGCAAGGTTGTGCGGATCCGACCGACTTGGAGGTGTACGTGCTGTGTATTTTGTTGGTATTGACATTGCTAAACGCAATCATGAAGCCTGTATCATCGACTCAACTGGGCAGATTCAAGGCAAGACGCTACGTTTCACAAATTCTCAGGCTGGTGG
This window encodes:
- a CDS encoding IS110 family transposase codes for the protein MYFVGIDIAKRNHEACIIDSTGQIQGKTLRFTNSQAGG